ttttttttttacttttgattaaaataatgaaactaaGAAGTAAAAGATTCGCTTTTGGTTTTGAGATTCGCGACTGGTGTTTGGTGTATGTGTTTCTGAAAGCAGGGAACGGAGCTTACTAAAAGGAGAAAAAGCTAAACGAGAACGACGACGTTTGCGGTTAACTGTTTAGTTTTCTCTTCTCGTTTTTTCAAATAATACGATGCGTGAAGACTGAGAATAGTGGAAGATTCCAAAGGATCAAAGCATCTCTTCATGGAAGCTGCATCTGTAATTGAGCAAGACAAGGCAGGGGTCCATCGTGGAGGGAAAGATAACATTGCCGTTTAGTCAAGTGGTCGAGGTGATGCCACGTGGAGAGTAAGACAATCTTGTTGACACGTGTCTGGTAGTGGAGCTGCCGTTTGATTGCTAATCTTTGGGGACTCTTTGACGGAtgtaaaccaaactaaaccaaagTGGCGGATTTGGTGTTTCGCACGGTAGATGAAAAACTCGTCTACTTTTTGGTTCCGCAAGTTAAAGATTTGACCCGACTTTGAAGCCTAAATTAAAACGACCATAAGCTGAACTCAGTTATCGTTCTACTAAATTCTAATCTTCGTTTTCTAATTTCTGTTTGTTAATCcaatgggctcaaggtgctttTAGTGGTTTTATGGGGTTGAAGGTCTTCTGGTTATGTCCATTTGTTTAAGAATGTTTTGTTCAAAGTATAAATCGTATAAAACTTAAGATCGTAGTTAGCCCATTAGTGACATTTAGCccacttaaatattttatattatatattgaacaATAGTTGCCAAAGTTATCAAACCGaccttagctcagttggtagagcggaaGACTGTAGTGGGTTATCCCAAAGAAATCTTTAGGTCGCTGGTTCGATTCCGGCAGGTCGGAttctatctttttctttttcctttttgtttctgTGGGACCCACATCCATCTGCTGCTTCTCATTCAATTCGCGTGCACAAACCGTTGATTAACCCAGACGTTATCTTCGCGTAACAGATCACTAACTAGTTTCTCGAAATTCCCAAATTAGCCCCAACTTTCCCGGGCACGCTTCAATTTTTCATACTTTCTTCCCACCTGTACAGCACCTTTCTCCTCACTCATATAGAGAATCTCGAAAACACGAGAAAGCACAgtccagaaaaaaaaacgaaaatggAGAAACTGACTTTCCTCTCGCTGCTCTTGCACTTCGCCGTCTTCATCGCTTGTTCATCTCAGTCATCTTCAATCCTATTGAACGATCGCAGCTTCGAGATACCGAACTTACCTTCATCGCGAGCCGAGAAGCTGATCCGGGAGCTGAACCTCTTTCCGAATCTGGAAGTGAACGTGATCGATGTCGGTGGTTCGACTCTCGCTTCCGAGGAGTTACCTCCGATTGTCGAACGGAGATTCATATTCCCGAATATCCTTCCCGATGGCGGCGCCCCTTCCCTCGAGGATCTAGGTCATCATGCTGGTTACTACAAGCTCCCCAAATCTCAAGGCGCAAGGTTTATATATCTAAATCCTAAGTTACTTGTTGTTCATGTGTATCTTGAATTGAATCTTACTCGCACCGGCTCGTGTAGTACGATCTCTACATTAGTATCTGATCTTCATTCAGAATTTTAAAGCTAGCTCTTGACTAGGTAGCTGATAATATCTCAACTGAATGTGTATTTTTATCTCTAATCCTAAGTTACTTGTTGTTCATGTGTATCTTGAAGCTTACTCACACTGGCTCGTGTACATTAGTATCTGATTTGTTATGCTTCATTCAGAATTTGCGCCTAGATCTCGATTTAATGTTTGTTTCCCTATTTGATTTGGTGTGTTTAGGATGTTTTACCTCTTCTTCGAGTCGCGTAGCAAGAAGGATGCTCCTCTTGTGATTTGGTTGACGGGAGGGCCTGGATGCAGCAGTGAATTGGCTATGTTCTATGAGAACGGTCCTTTCAAGCTCGATAAGAACATGTCTCTTGCTTGGAATGAGTATGGTTGGGACCAGGTATTGCCTTATATCTATGGTCCTTTGTGAATATATCTGATTACTGGTCCTAAACTATCATTATCTTGCAGGCTTCCAATCTCCTGTATGTAGACCAGCCTGTTGGAACTGGTTTCAGCTACACCAGTGACAAAACTGATATCCGTCATGACCAAACCGGAGTTAGCGATGATCTCTATGATTTTCTGCAGGTCTTGCATCCAAGCTTTGAATTGGATAACCTCTTTTTGATTGTTCTGGTTTATATAGTGATGTGTTTCCTCATGTTATTACCTCAGGCTTTCTTTGCGGAGCACCCTAAGCTGGCGAATAAGGACTTTTACATAACTGGAGAGTCATATGCCGGACATTACATTCCGGCTTTTGCTTCCAGAGTCCATAGAGGAAACAAGGCTAATGAGGGGATTCATGTTAACCTTAAGGCATGTGACTGTTTCCCTTTTCTTTAATCTCTCTCTGAAGGTGTTAATGGAAGGTTGGTAGTCACTAACAAGTATAATCTTGCAGGGATTCGCTATTGGAAATGGGCTTACAGATCCTGCGTACCAATACCCAGCCTATCCTGACTATGCGTTTGAAATGGGTTTAATTACTAAAGCAGAGCATGATCGTTTAACTAAGATTGTCCCATTGTGTGAACTATCAATTAAGATTTGTGGTACTTCCTCTGGTCTTCATTATCAAGTTATGTCTTTTAGTGTCTCCATGTGTTTTGATGGATCCtgaatccatttttttttgtttgtgggTTTTCAGGAACTGATGGAACAACTTCCTGTTTGGCGTCATATCTTGTTTGCAACACCTTGTTCAGCGGTGTAATAAATCATGCTCATGGAGTTAACGTAAAGCCCTACATAACTGTTTGATTTTCATTATTTGATTTGCATATAATATTGCTTCGGACAACATCATGTGAATAAATGAAACCTTGAAGAAACCATTTCTATCCACCAGAGAAGCCATCACTTGTATAACGGCaattctgttttaatttttCTGCATTTAGAGTAGTGATAACTTGACGCACTTCTTGTGTAGTATTACGACGTCAGGAAGAAGTGCGAGGGAAGTTTGTGCTACGACTTCTCAGACATGGAGAAATTCTTGAATCTGAACTCGGTGAGAAAGTCGCTTGGTGTTGGGGAGATAGAGTTTGTGTCTTGTAGTACTAGTGTCTACCAGGCAATGCTACAAGACTTGATGAGGAATCTCGAGGTCGGAATTCCCGCGCTCTTGGAAGATGGAATCAACCTTCTTGTGTACGCGGGAGAATATGATCTCATCTGCAACTGGCTCGGTGAGTTCCAGAAACATAACACAATCAAATCCATAAGCTAAATATGATTTCCATTTTGTGATACTACTGGACATGATATTTTGAACTGGAGCAGGTAACTCGAGGTGGGTGCATGCAATGGAGTGGTCAGGGAAAGAGAACTTTAAGGCGGCTAAGGAAGTTCCCTTTGTGGTTGATGGTAAAGAAGCAGGCAAGGTTAAGAGTTATGAACAACTCAGTTTCCTCAAGGTCAGGCTCTTCTTACATAAAACCAGTCTTTCTTTGTTTATGCTGATTGTATGTGATTATAAAAGACAAAGagtttaatgatgatttaaaCAAATGTAAACAGGTGCACGATGCTGGACATATGGTTCCAATGGACCAGCCAAAATCTGCGTTGAAAATGTTGGAGGGATGGATGAAGAAGTCGCTTGGTGGAGGAGATGCTATGGCTACTACAACTACAGAAGGAGATGATATGGTTTCTCAGATGTAATAACAGCAAACAAAGAAACAGTGTGGACTGTGTGTTGTGTAAACGCTTGACGTTTCCTTCTGTAATCTGATCTCTAaagaaaactatatacatatgtaGGGGTTGTACAGTGTTAAACTCAAAACCCTTGTGAACCAAGAAAACatattctaaaagaaaaaaaaaagattaaccaTATCATCTCcttcaaatcaaatcaaatcaaatcaaaccaaatcaaatcaaacagaATTCAACTAGAACCTGGTTCGATGCGGTTAAACCAAGTACAATAGAACACTCTGACTTCTTTGGGCTCACTACGTCTTCTTTGTTAGGGGCAAACAACACACCTCACCATACAAACACAAAGCTCAAGCAAAAATATGTCACACCAGTCACTAGTTTCAGCTATTGTCTTCAATATTGACAACAGGACAGCTTTGGAGTTCCTCAAGTTTCAATACACAAGAATGTATCGTTTGCAGAAGAATTTAAAGTTAGGATCAAGAACTGAAATCTAGTCACTTGGATGAACATCTAGAGTCATCAAATATCTAAAATGGCATCATACAATGGATTACAACAAATAGCTGATATGCATTGATGAACAAAGATGTAATCTTCAAATCAACAACTGAAAAGGAGTTGAATGATACAAACTCATCAAACATGTATAACCTTGTTCCTGAGTATTCATCAATCTTCATCATCACTCTCATCACTAAAGTAACTAACTTTCTTCCCTGCAGCttccttcctcttcctcctcctctcttcctcttcctccgcTTCCCTCATTCTCAGCCTCTCCCCAGCTTCATTATCCACCACAGAAGCCCAATTATCCTCACCAACCCCCTCCTCCGTCACATCCGTCCCCGACCAATCCCTCGACTCCTCACCCTCTCCTTCCTCCTCCCTCCTCCGTCCCCTTTTCTTCGGCGGCGGCGGTCTCTCCCTCGGACCCAACTGATTCCTCGGACACTCGTACGAAAGATGCCCTTCGTCTCCACACTCGTAACACCTCGACTTATCCTTGTACACTCTCTTCTTTATAAACTCCGACGCCCTCCCGTTATCCGCCGCGATCGAAACCGTCAGCTTCCTTCCGTTGAGGATCTTCCCTTCCATGGATTTCGCCGCTTTACCCGCGTCGTCGCGCGAGACGTAGAGCACGAAGGCGACGCCGCGTGATCGGCGGGTCTGGCGATCCTTGAGGACGGTGACTCGCGCGACCTTTCCGAAGGTGGAGAAGAGCGTGTGGATGTCGGAGTTTGTGAGGGAGAAGTCGAGATTCGAGACGTAGAGAGTTGATTTGGAAGGGGCTAAGCCGCCTGATCCGCTCGGAGGAGCTGATGatttggaggaggaggaggaaggttTTGTGGGGTGAGAAGGGGGTGCTGCGACGGAGGAGTAGCGGTAGTAGAAAgtgtcgtcttcttcttcatcgtcgCTGTGGTggaccttcttcttcttattcttcttcgtCTGAACCATTCTCTTCCACTTTCTTACACAACCGGTTATTGTACTTCTGTTTACGGAGGAGGAACAAAAACGAGTGTTTTAGTAAAGGCAAAGCCCAAAGATACATGCCAGAGGCAGGCCCAGTTTCTTCTATAAAGCCCATACAGCCCAATACAAATCTCGCTACCCCCAACATGACCATATCGGAGCGGTCTTTTTGTTTTCATGTGTATCATTTATTCACATCTGAGAACTTTGTCACGGATCTGTTCCAAACGAATGATTGCATGGCTGTGCGGTTTTGCTCAGTTGGCATAGTTTCATACACTCCAAACGAATGAACAATTTGAAACCATTTGGATGTTCATGTTGggatgaaattaaaattatgtcAATCCTCCTAGTCACATGAACATTTAGAAGTTCCTATGTTTTACACTAGACCCAAAATGttatagattatatatttttgctaTAAATTCATGTAATACGCATGTAAACAGTATAATATATACTCTTCTCTATCGATCGAGTCCGTGAAACGTATTATGCATGTAATCGTGTTTTGATAGTTATGCATACTTGAGAAAATGTTGCCGtccaaacaaaaataatcttattttttcccataattaactttttattaaaacaaatcgGTCGAAAAATCAGAAAACAAGGGAAAATAATTAGAGAGAAGAAAAGTCTGGGGAATTAGAAGAAGAACGCGTACAGATTTTTCTTCCTTCATACCTCTCAATTTTCTTGAGATTTAGATATTTCTCTCGGTGGTGATCGGCGACGCACTTATCAGATTCGAACGAGGATTCGTATCCCAGGTAGCTGAAAAATCCATCCATCAATCATCTCATTTCGATTTAGCTATCTAGATCTACTTCTTCCACACCTAAGTGTTTGATTCGTAATTTCGATCTCTGTATACGCCGATATCTGTAACTGGTTGTTATCTTTCTCCGCTCGTCGTTAGATCTTTCCGCTCAAGGAGTGGTGATGATTGAATGTTTACCGTCTCTTCTCCTGACTTGATTTATAtctccaatagcttctttgtattctttttgtttgtgtgGAAATTGAACTGCGTAGCTTCGGTGATTCATCGTCTCTAGCTCACGTATGTGTAAGGTTTTGAAATTTGGATTTTATCTTACAGATACGCTTGATTGGGAATGTGCTGAGGAAGGAACACTCATTTGGACTCTTCACATGGGGACTTTCGATGGTTTGCCTGTTCCCTCCGATAAAACTGTAAGTCCATTTCCTTCACTCCTCGCTAAGTAGAAGAACCTACAAGTTCATCCTTAAAGGAGGAATCGTTCAATTCAACGATTTAGAAGGAGCATTAAGTACGTCGTTAGTTTTCTTAATTAGAGTTTTTTGGAAGAAGTGATTGATACAAGGGATTATCACCGctcttgattttgtttttggagtACATGTGTTGtgcttgtgtgtgtgtgtgtgtgtgtgcctGAGTGACGAGGGTTATTGCAGTACCTTAGGGAGGAGCTGGCACGAATAGATGAGAGCTGGGTTGCTGCACGCTTTGACTCTTTGCCACATGTGGTCCATATCCTTACCTCAAAAGACCGTGAAACCGACATTCTTTTACTAAGGGAGCAAAGTGATGTTGTCGAGGAGGTTGTGGATGAAGTTGTCCATGCTTACCATGGTGGTTTCAACAAAGCCATTCAAAACTACTCTCAGGTTTCTTATATCTCTTAGCTCTTCCTCTAAAGCAGCAACCAGATATATATATGTCCCATGTTAATTTGACGTGATGATACTCCTCATCAGATCTTGCGACTATTCAGCGAGTCCACTGATAAAATAGGCGACTTGAAGCATGATTTGGCAGAAGCAAAGAAGAGCTTGGGGACACGCAATAAACAATTACACCAGTTGTGGTACCGTTCTGTAACATTGCGGCACATCATCGCGCTTTTGGATCAGATTGAGGGCATTGCTAAGGTTGGTTGGATTACCCCTAACGTTTCTTAGTTGGTTTTTTTGTGGACAGTTGCTTGCTGTGTATTTGCGCTGCTCTGAACTTTTATACGTCATTCATGATAGCACTCTGTATTTCTGATGATACATTTGTTGATATGTTTccgttatttatttattttactttttgctATTTAAAAGAAACTGCTTTTCTGATGTGACAATGGTTGGTTTGGCCTCTTGAAACATTGAACAGGTTCCATCTCGTATTGAGAAGCTCATTGCTGATAAGCAGTTTTACGCTGCTATTCAAGTGTATCTCCAGTCTTCTCTGATGCTTGAGCGTGAGGGGCTTCAAACGGTAATTTTTCTAGCTTACTCAACCTTCTGATTGTCTCTGTTCGAGAGGTTTACTATTCACTTCTATCTTGtattcatatatattctggTACGTTCACCTAGGTTGGTGCTCTTCAAGATGTCAGATCTGAGCTAGCTAAGCTGCGGGGAGCCCTTTTCTTCAAAATTCTAGACGATTTGCATGCACATCTGTACAATAGAGGTGAATACAGGTAGGTTTCTTTTCACCCTGCATAAATGAATTTCAGAAACTGTGCTACTTTTTATCCGTGGTTCAGTGGCATGCTTGATTGACAGTTTGTCTCATCACTTCTATCGTGCACATTCGTCGTTCCTGACCTTGTCTATGCTGCAGTTCAGTTGCGTCAAGCATATATGAAAGAGATGATGAAGTACCAACAACAACAGCTGTTGCAGCAAGTCGAATGAGCTCACAACCACTCTCTCGTAGAACACGGACACTGAAAGGTGATAGTCAGTTTGGTGTTAGAGGCCTCACAAATGGTTCACATAGAACGGCTTCTACTGAGGAAGGGTATGATTTCGCAACATTTCCCTTAAATTGATTATGTAATCTGTATGAGATATTAGGAACATTTTTTCGTGTATAAAGTTTAGTTTATGTGGAAAGATCATTGCCTGTTTAGTTACGGTTCTTCCTAGAGGCTACCGCGGCTTTGTTCTTGAAATAGAGATTACCATACTTGCATGATTTTTCTAATCATTTTGTGGAGGTTCTCCTGAGAAATTTCGTTAAGAAAAGAAAGTATGCTGTAGGTTGATTATGACAGAAGTTGCTTTGTCAACCTAAGGTTGCGCGCTACCTTTGTTCTgcttttataaaatttacttcGCTAATGTGTGTTTCTTTAATCTCGTTGTGCGTCTTAGTTCATCATTTGATGGACATGATGAGGAGGACTCTGTAGAACATGATGAAGCCACCGGAGATGGACAGACTATCAGGAATGGCACTGATAGTAAATTGCTTTCTTACCAACTTCCACCTTGGCTTTCTGATTCCTCTCCTGACGAGTTTATCGTACGTGCTTGTTACACTTAACATATCTTCTGCCCTATTTTTTTCAGTGTTGCGACATTGCTTTATCTCCTGTTTCAGGAAGCAGTAAGAAAGAGTGATGATCCACTGCATGTGAAGTATCTACAGACTCTTGTTCAGTGTCTTTGCATGCTCGGCAAAGTTGCAGCTGCTGGTGCTATTATATGGTTGGCTTTCTGTTTTTCATTTATCTAAATGGTTTTAGAATTGCTCTGTTCTGCAGCTTGATATAGTTATAGAAAATTCACTCTAATATCTTTTAGTTTTAGACCGCTAGCAGTGGTTTGATTTCGTTAGTTAACTTATCACctatgtcatcactaggatacAATCTTTATCAAATGTATATGTGTAATTTGTGGGACCAGTTAACGTTTATTATTCTTGAAGTTAAAGATGAATGGAGCAGATGCCGCTCAAGTTTTGCTAGTTTTCCATTCAAAAATGTTACTTGGTGGAAATAAGTACATTCTGTTATTGAAATCGTCAAACTTTTCTAAgtgatgtttttgtgttctctTGCAGCCAAAGACTTCGACCCACGATACATGAGATCATAATATCCAAGATTAAGGCCCATATGGAGACTAAAAATTTGTCAAAGTCAGCCTGTAGTCAGGGTGATCGAACGGGAGCTGCTGGATTGCATTTTATCAAAGGACAGTCCGAGGCCTACAGATTATCAAAAGATAAACCGCAAAATGGGACATCAAATTCTGTAACTCACCTGGCTGTGAGCCCTGTCTCGCCTCTTATGGCTCCTGGAGGCAAAGCGCAGGCTGCAGCAAAAGATCTTCTTGACTCAATTTTAGATACTATTGTCAAGATATTTGGTGAGCTATTCAACTGCTAACTCgtcttaatattttattttctcaaaatGAAAGCACAAAATTTCTCATATTGTTGCATCTATAGAAAATCATGTTGTTGTTGGAGAGCTTTTGGAGTTGAGGGCTTCGCAACATGACATTAACACACCGAAGTCATTGCCTACTGATGTGAATTGGAACGCCGATTCTGAAGCATCCCAAGCTACTGGAGGCTATACTATCAGTTTTCCTTTGACAGTCTTACAGGTCCGCCTATTGATTTCAATATATCTAATTTGTCGTGaagctaaatatttttatatctatattgaacGTTCTCATACGCAAGCTGATTGAAGTTTTACGTGTTACTGATGTAGAGTGAATGCCAACAACTGATATGTGAAATTCTAAGAGCAACTCCAGAAGCTGCGTCAGCAGATGCTGCGGCACAAACTGCTAAACTTGCAAAGAAGGCTCCGAAGAAAGATAAAAGGCAAGTGACCCCTTA
This region of Brassica napus cultivar Da-Ae chromosome C5, Da-Ae, whole genome shotgun sequence genomic DNA includes:
- the LOC111211133 gene encoding U11/U12 small nuclear ribonucleoprotein 31 kDa protein-like, encoding MVQTKKNKKKKVHHSDDEEEDDTFYYRYSSVAAPPSHPTKPSSSSSKSSAPPSGSGGLAPSKSTLYVSNLDFSLTNSDIHTLFSTFGKVARVTVLKDRQTRRSRGVAFVLYVSRDDAGKAAKSMEGKILNGRKLTVSIAADNGRASEFIKKRVYKDKSRCYECGDEGHLSYECPRNQLGPRERPPPPKKRGRRREEEGEGEESRDWSGTDVTEEGVGEDNWASVVDNEAGERLRMREAEEEEERRRKRKEAAGKKVSYFSDESDDED
- the LOC111211132 gene encoding serine carboxypeptidase-like 49, coding for MEKLTFLSLLLHFAVFIACSSQSSSILLNDRSFEIPNLPSSRAEKLIRELNLFPNLEVNVIDVGGSTLASEELPPIVERRFIFPNILPDGGAPSLEDLGHHAGYYKLPKSQGARMFYLFFESRSKKDAPLVIWLTGGPGCSSELAMFYENGPFKLDKNMSLAWNEYGWDQASNLLYVDQPVGTGFSYTSDKTDIRHDQTGVSDDLYDFLQAFFAEHPKLANKDFYITGESYAGHYIPAFASRVHRGNKANEGIHVNLKGFAIGNGLTDPAYQYPAYPDYAFEMGLITKAEHDRLTKIVPLCELSIKICGTDGTTSCLASYLVCNTLFSGVINHAHGVNYYDVRKKCEGSLCYDFSDMEKFLNLNSVRKSLGVGEIEFVSCSTSVYQAMLQDLMRNLEVGIPALLEDGINLLVYAGEYDLICNWLGNSRWVHAMEWSGKENFKAAKEVPFVVDGKEAGKVKSYEQLSFLKVHDAGHMVPMDQPKSALKMLEGWMKKSLGGGDAMATTTTEGDDMVSQM
- the LOC106452675 gene encoding exocyst complex component SEC8; the protein is MGTFDGLPVPSDKTYLREELARIDESWVAARFDSLPHVVHILTSKDRETDILLLREQSDVVEEVVDEVVHAYHGGFNKAIQNYSQILRLFSESTDKIGDLKHDLAEAKKSLGTRNKQLHQLWYRSVTLRHIIALLDQIEGIAKVPSRIEKLIADKQFYAAIQVYLQSSLMLEREGLQTVGALQDVRSELAKLRGALFFKILDDLHAHLYNRGEYSSVASSIYERDDEVPTTTAVAASRMSSQPLSRRTRTLKGDSQFGVRGLTNGSHRTASTEEGSSFDGHDEEDSVEHDEATGDGQTIRNGTDSKLLSYQLPPWLSDSSPDEFIEAVRKSDDPLHVKYLQTLVQCLCMLGKVAAAGAIICQRLRPTIHEIIISKIKAHMETKNLSKSACSQGDRTGAAGLHFIKGQSEAYRLSKDKPQNGTSNSVTHLAVSPVSPLMAPGGKAQAAAKDLLDSILDTIVKIFENHVVVGELLELRASQHDINTPKSLPTDVNWNADSEASQATGGYTISFPLTVLQSECQQLICEILRATPEAASADAAAQTAKLAKKAPKKDKRDASEDGVTFTFRFTDATVSISNQGADLIRQGWGKRAPNSSQEGYGSAAVLPEQGMYLAASIYRPVLQFTDKITSMLPKKHSQLVNDGLLTFTENFVKDHLLPTMFVDYRKGVQQAISSAAAFRPRAHTTTYTPTVEKGRPILQGLLAIDLLAKEVLGWAQAMPKFATDLVKYVQTFLERTFERCRTAYMEAVLEKLSYRLIGRHDIERLMRLDAASACLPSQLGHSVSHSEAVGSEVELCELFLSLPSIKQDNLIRDDNKLILLASLSDSLEYVADSIERLGQAVPRAASQAEGNSRDQATSPRNLASFADEYRKLATDCLKVLRVEMQLETVFHLQEMTNREYLEDEDAEEPDDFVISLTSQITRRDEGMAPFISGEKRNYVFGGICGIAASASIKALADMRSINLFGVQQICRNTIALEQAMAAIPYVDGDSVQQNLDRVRTYYELLNMPFEALLAFIAEHDQMFTPTEYSNLLKVNVPGRDTPSDAQVRLSEILSH